The following coding sequences lie in one Zingiber officinale cultivar Zhangliang chromosome 2B, Zo_v1.1, whole genome shotgun sequence genomic window:
- the LOC122048022 gene encoding pentatricopeptide repeat-containing protein At3g26540-like isoform X1: MAATARSLLDRLIQHAVGPKRTSPAATSASTIIRHLDSGDLRKAIATLSSSASPFPDNVYASLLHLCSSRRSLVDVRRVESHLVAFSPSSSPSIFLLNRTIVTYARCGSPADARELFDEMPTRDGGTWNAMISAYALSDCPNEAVSLFSRMNSAGIRPKDVTLASVLGCCADLLASFLARQIHCLILKYGYLPNVILDTSVVDVYGKCLEMNDARKMFDLILHPNEISWNVIVRRYLEAGSAGEAMLMFFQMIREGVKPLSFTVSNTLKACSKVLALKEGNQIHAYLLKTGFEGDNVVGCSLMDVYAKCGVVDDARQLFDQLPCKDVVSWTSMISGYVACGRVDEAEKIFEEMPERNVISWNALLAGYIRFFCWDKASDFFCRMWRETGKLDLVSLGLQLNACAGISDLDRGKQIHGFAYRHNWESDKFFRNQLVDMYAKCGNLRNAEISFSIMADQRDTVSWNSLISGYIRYGRSEETLVALSEMQRETIPNEFTFTTILAACANIFMLDVGKQIHAFMVRNGFQLNAIVRGALVDMYSKCRLIEYAIKIFEEESTRDLILWNTIILGCAYNGRGEQSLDLFEEMKKEVAADNVTFIGVLLACVSQGYVDLGRRYFDSMSNEYGIIPRIEHYECMIELLGKYGWMVELEDFIQRLPFEPTIPMWIRIFDCCREHGNIRLGERAAKFINESNPLTPVQFEIIPRAGHHMPCSSG; the protein is encoded by the coding sequence ATGGCGGCGACGGCTCGATCGCTCCTCGATCGCCTCATCCAGCACGCCGTCGGCCCCAAACGCACCTCCCCCGCCGCCACTTCCGCCTCCACCATCATCCGCCATCTCGACTCCGGCGACCTCCGGAAGGCCATCGCAACCCTCTCCTCTTCCGCCTCCCCCTTTCCCGACAACGTCTACGCTAGCCTCCTTCACCTATGTTCCTCCCGGCGCTCCCTCGTCGACGTCCGCCGCGTGGAATCCCACCTCGTTGCCTTCTCCCCATCCTCCTCCCCCTCCATCTTCCTACTCAACCGCACCATCGTCACGTACGCGCGGTGCGGCAGCCCGGCGGACGCCCGCGAACTCTTCGATGAAATGCCCACTAGGGACGGAGGTACATGGAATGCTATGATCTCTGCATACGCCCTCTCCGACTGCCCTAACGAGGCGGTCTCCCTCTTTTCCAGAATGAATAGCGCCGGAATCCGACCTAAAGATGTCACCTTGGCGTCCGTGCTTGGCTGCTGCGCCGACCTTTTGGCCTCCTTCCTCGCTCGGCAGATACATTGCCTTATTTTGAAGTATGGTTATCTTCCTAATGTGATTCTGGATACGTCTGTTGTTGATGTCTACGGTAAGTGCCTTGAGATGAATGATGCTCGCAAGATGTTTGACTTAATTCTCCACCCAAATGAAATTTCCTGGAATGTGATTGTTCGTCGGTACCTCGAGGCAGGCAGTGCAGGAGAGGCAATGCTAATGTTCTTCCAAATGATTAGAGAAGGGGTGAAACCTTTGAGCTTTACTGTGTCAAACACTCTCAAGGCTTGCTCAAAGGTCCTTGCACTTAAGGAAGGAAATCAGATCCATGCATATTTATTGAAGACTGGTTTCGAAGGGGACAATGTTGTAGGCTGCTCTTTGATGGACGTGTATGCGAAGTGTGGGGTCGTCGACGATGCTCGGCAATTGTTTGATCAATTGCCTTGCAAAGATGTTGTCTCATGGACATCGATGATCTCAGGCTATGTGGCATGTGGGAGAGTTGATGAAGCTGAAAAGATCTTTGAAGAGATGCCTGAAAGGAATGTCATTTCTTGGAATGCACTATTGGCCGGTTACATTCGGTTCTTTTGTTGGGACAAGGCATCAGATTTCTTTTGCAGGATGTGGAGGGAGACAGGAAAATTGGACCTTGTTTCACTAGGATTGCAATTGAATGCTTGTGCTGGCATTTCTGATCTTGACCGTGGAAAGCAAATTCATGGGTTTGCTTATCGGCACAACTGGGAGTCAGATAAATTCTTTCGAAATCAATTGGTCGATATGTATGCAAAATGTGGTAACCTTAGGAATGCTGAAATTTCATTTTCCATAATGGCTGATCAGAGGGATACAGTTTCTTGGAATTCTTTAATATCTGGTTACATACGATATGGCAGGAGTGAGGAGACATTGGTTGCTTTGAGTGAGATGCAGAGGGAGACGATTCCAAATGAGTTTACTTTCACAACAATATTGGCTGCTTGTGCAAATATTTTCATGCTTGATGTTGGCAAGCAAATTCATGCTTTCATGGTAAGAAATGGTTTTCAGCTGAATGCTATAGTCAGGGGTGCATTAGTTGACATGTATTCCAAGTGCCGGTTGATAGAGTATGCCATCAAAATTTTTGAAGAAGAGAGCACTCGGGATCTGATCCTTTGGAACACAATTATATTGGGATGTGCATATAATGGGAGAGGTGAACAAAGCCTTGATCTTTTTGAAGAAATGAAGAAGGAAGTTGCAGCCGACAATGTCACATTCATTGGTGTTTTGCTTGCCTGTGTGAGTCAGGGATATGTTGATCTTGGTAGACGGTATTTTGATTCAATGAGTAATGAGTATGGTATCATACCTCGAATTGAGCACTATGAGTGCATGATTGAACTGCTAGGCAAATATGGGTGGATGGTTGAACTGGAGGACTTCATTCAGCGGTTGCCATTTGAGCCAACTATCCCGATGTGGATAAGGATCTTCGACTGCTGTCGAGAACATGGCAACATAAGACTAGGAGAAAGGGCTGCAAAATTCATCAATGAATCTAACCCATTAACTCCCGTTCAGTTTGAGATCATTCCAAGAGCAGGACATCATATGCCATGCTCATCTGGGTAA
- the LOC122048022 gene encoding pentatricopeptide repeat-containing protein At3g26540-like isoform X2 translates to MAATARSLLDRLIQHAVGPKRTSPAATSASTIIRHLDSGDLRKAIATLSSSASPFPDNVYASLLHLCSSRRSLVDVRRVESHLVAFSPSSSPSIFLLNRTIVTYARCGSPADARELFDEMPTRDGGTWNAMISAYALSDCPNEAVSLFSRMNSAGIRPKDVTLASVLGCCADLLASFLARQIHCLILKYGYLPNVILDTSVVDVYGSAGEAMLMFFQMIREGVKPLSFTVSNTLKACSKVLALKEGNQIHAYLLKTGFEGDNVVGCSLMDVYAKCGVVDDARQLFDQLPCKDVVSWTSMISGYVACGRVDEAEKIFEEMPERNVISWNALLAGYIRFFCWDKASDFFCRMWRETGKLDLVSLGLQLNACAGISDLDRGKQIHGFAYRHNWESDKFFRNQLVDMYAKCGNLRNAEISFSIMADQRDTVSWNSLISGYIRYGRSEETLVALSEMQRETIPNEFTFTTILAACANIFMLDVGKQIHAFMVRNGFQLNAIVRGALVDMYSKCRLIEYAIKIFEEESTRDLILWNTIILGCAYNGRGEQSLDLFEEMKKEVAADNVTFIGVLLACVSQGYVDLGRRYFDSMSNEYGIIPRIEHYECMIELLGKYGWMVELEDFIQRLPFEPTIPMWIRIFDCCREHGNIRLGERAAKFINESNPLTPVQFEIIPRAGHHMPCSSG, encoded by the exons ATGGCGGCGACGGCTCGATCGCTCCTCGATCGCCTCATCCAGCACGCCGTCGGCCCCAAACGCACCTCCCCCGCCGCCACTTCCGCCTCCACCATCATCCGCCATCTCGACTCCGGCGACCTCCGGAAGGCCATCGCAACCCTCTCCTCTTCCGCCTCCCCCTTTCCCGACAACGTCTACGCTAGCCTCCTTCACCTATGTTCCTCCCGGCGCTCCCTCGTCGACGTCCGCCGCGTGGAATCCCACCTCGTTGCCTTCTCCCCATCCTCCTCCCCCTCCATCTTCCTACTCAACCGCACCATCGTCACGTACGCGCGGTGCGGCAGCCCGGCGGACGCCCGCGAACTCTTCGATGAAATGCCCACTAGGGACGGAGGTACATGGAATGCTATGATCTCTGCATACGCCCTCTCCGACTGCCCTAACGAGGCGGTCTCCCTCTTTTCCAGAATGAATAGCGCCGGAATCCGACCTAAAGATGTCACCTTGGCGTCCGTGCTTGGCTGCTGCGCCGACCTTTTGGCCTCCTTCCTCGCTCGGCAGATACATTGCCTTATTTTGAAGTATGGTTATCTTCCTAATGTGATTCTGGATACGTCTGTTGTTGATGTCTACG GCAGTGCAGGAGAGGCAATGCTAATGTTCTTCCAAATGATTAGAGAAGGGGTGAAACCTTTGAGCTTTACTGTGTCAAACACTCTCAAGGCTTGCTCAAAGGTCCTTGCACTTAAGGAAGGAAATCAGATCCATGCATATTTATTGAAGACTGGTTTCGAAGGGGACAATGTTGTAGGCTGCTCTTTGATGGACGTGTATGCGAAGTGTGGGGTCGTCGACGATGCTCGGCAATTGTTTGATCAATTGCCTTGCAAAGATGTTGTCTCATGGACATCGATGATCTCAGGCTATGTGGCATGTGGGAGAGTTGATGAAGCTGAAAAGATCTTTGAAGAGATGCCTGAAAGGAATGTCATTTCTTGGAATGCACTATTGGCCGGTTACATTCGGTTCTTTTGTTGGGACAAGGCATCAGATTTCTTTTGCAGGATGTGGAGGGAGACAGGAAAATTGGACCTTGTTTCACTAGGATTGCAATTGAATGCTTGTGCTGGCATTTCTGATCTTGACCGTGGAAAGCAAATTCATGGGTTTGCTTATCGGCACAACTGGGAGTCAGATAAATTCTTTCGAAATCAATTGGTCGATATGTATGCAAAATGTGGTAACCTTAGGAATGCTGAAATTTCATTTTCCATAATGGCTGATCAGAGGGATACAGTTTCTTGGAATTCTTTAATATCTGGTTACATACGATATGGCAGGAGTGAGGAGACATTGGTTGCTTTGAGTGAGATGCAGAGGGAGACGATTCCAAATGAGTTTACTTTCACAACAATATTGGCTGCTTGTGCAAATATTTTCATGCTTGATGTTGGCAAGCAAATTCATGCTTTCATGGTAAGAAATGGTTTTCAGCTGAATGCTATAGTCAGGGGTGCATTAGTTGACATGTATTCCAAGTGCCGGTTGATAGAGTATGCCATCAAAATTTTTGAAGAAGAGAGCACTCGGGATCTGATCCTTTGGAACACAATTATATTGGGATGTGCATATAATGGGAGAGGTGAACAAAGCCTTGATCTTTTTGAAGAAATGAAGAAGGAAGTTGCAGCCGACAATGTCACATTCATTGGTGTTTTGCTTGCCTGTGTGAGTCAGGGATATGTTGATCTTGGTAGACGGTATTTTGATTCAATGAGTAATGAGTATGGTATCATACCTCGAATTGAGCACTATGAGTGCATGATTGAACTGCTAGGCAAATATGGGTGGATGGTTGAACTGGAGGACTTCATTCAGCGGTTGCCATTTGAGCCAACTATCCCGATGTGGATAAGGATCTTCGACTGCTGTCGAGAACATGGCAACATAAGACTAGGAGAAAGGGCTGCAAAATTCATCAATGAATCTAACCCATTAACTCCCGTTCAGTTTGAGATCATTCCAAGAGCAGGACATCATATGCCATGCTCATCTGGGTAA